A single window of Plasmodium reichenowi strain SY57 chromosome 12, whole genome shotgun sequence DNA harbors:
- a CDS encoding hypothetical protein (conserved Plasmodium protein, unknown function): MIIKKRKKKNSRNTYFIYILFILCVIQIKILLSKEVSYGNLQNLKFQANDKVKSRCMLKKLHVHNSKYAFFFHNVKRNKKKNVCKLYFVNNNYNNNYNYNYNHNHNNAMRIKTNRRKRKTINKNIEENNCIYNLFGKKNIIKDDVTEVINNSNKSVNNMDNNYSSSHNNNDIIKKSSELIKHLNFKFDEECNDIIIRIGNFLEVSPHLLFKDVCVNLNKLFTNLYTNDNANIPFGSTEHTLNVNEDVIKLNKFKIYCVLGLKVLRTFLIKYLRSIKLCIPVEVRKRYIYDFLKVEYISKAYQEKYNLIDYKIFSNISEKLKAKLIYMYLSLNPRDVPNVLIKIFKAANYNDEKELLYNYIKSCKFTSRGGKRFARIINKEYITLYDKEKLIKKHSCEHDILWMRFFSLLKEHNNEIINKTKILRQTYRLVFSKINFFDEKIVNLFKKRGFEIFDENISKNLNINKYIKLSTNHDNIQNDNDFTTKDKLIIGHYRKLSILNYIHNLKNFILDYIQKKQSLHHNFYLLKKNINLPKNIYYDDTISKNTNLYHFTNINKNEHQESVVNNTEQNLTNLDNHNKDKENVNKINDNKNNNNNNYEHDNNINHSNVITTPNSIQPEKTQHHKIEQSNNISVKKNETNKLSQTNINLYCDNIINNTIDTILDIMMQNSGFKNVKTVMGIYTSLLNNKDLKLIDFKNKF, encoded by the coding sequence atgataataaaaaagagaaagaaaaaaaattcgAGAAACacatatttcatatatatactgTTCATCCTGTGCGtaattcaaataaaaatattattatcaaaagAAGTTTCTTATGGCAATTTACAGAATTTAAAATTTCAAGCTAATGATAAAGTAAAATCCCGGTGTATGTTAAAAAAGTTACATGTTCATAATAGTAAGTAtgcatttttttttcataacgtcaaaagaaataaaaaaaagaacgTGTGTAAACTATACTTtgtgaataataattataataataattataattataattataatcataatcataataatgCAATGCGCATAAAAACGAATCGAAGGAAACGTAAGACgattaataaaaatattgaagaaaataattgtatatataatttatttggaaaaaaaaatattataaaagaCGATGTAACAGAAGTTATTAATAACTCGAATAAATCAGTTAACAACAtggataataattatagtagtagtcataataataatgatattataaaaaaaagttcTGAATTAATTAAACACTTAAACTTTAAGTTTGACGAAGAATGTAACgatattataataagaatagGGAATTTTCTAGAAGTGTCACcacatttattatttaaagatGTTTGTGtgaatttaaataaattatttacaaatttatatacaaacGATAATGCAAATATTCCTTTTGGTAGTACAGAACATACATTAAATGTAAATGAGGATGTTATTAAacttaataaatttaaaatatattgtgTACTAGGTTTAAAAGTATTAAgaacatttttaataaaatatctaAGAAGTATTAAATTATGTATTCCTGTTGAAGtaagaaaaagatatatatatgattttttaaaagtagaatatatatctaaAGCTTATcaagaaaaatataatttaatcgattataaaatattttcaaatatatctgaaaaattaaaagcaaagttaatatatatgtatttatcCTTAAATCCAAGAGATGTACCaaatgttttaataaaaattttcaaGGCTGcaaattataatgatgaaaaagaattattatataattatataaaaagttGTAAATTTACTTCTAGAGGTGGAAAAAGATTTGCTAGAATAATcaataaagaatatatcACATTATAcgataaagaaaaattaattaagAAACATTCTTGTGAACATGATATATTATGGATGAgatttttttctttactTAAAGAACATAATAAcgaaattataaataaaacaaaaatattaagaCAAACATATCGTCTTGTATTTagtaaaattaatttttttgatgaaaaaattgttaacctatttaaaaaaagaggatttgaaatatttgatgaaaatataagtaaaaatttaaatataaataaatatataaaacttTCAACAAATCATGATAATATACAAAACGATAACGATTTCACTACAAAagataaattaataattgGGCATTATAGAAAATTGtctatattaaattatattcataacttgaaaaattttattcttgattatattcaaaagaaacaaagcttacatcataatttttatttattaaaaaaaaatattaaccTTCCAAAGAATATATACTATGATGATACAATATCGAAAAATAcaaatttatatcattttacaaacataaacaaaaatgaaCATCAAGAGAGTGTAGTAAATAATACAGAACAAAATTTAACAAATCTtgataatcataataaggataaagaaaatgtaaataaaattaacgataataaaaataataataataataactaTGAACATgacaataatattaatcATTCTAATGTAATTACTACACCTAATAGCATTCAACCAGAAAAAACACAACATCATAAAATTGAACAGTCGAATAATATTTCTGTTAAGAAAAATGAGacaaataaattatcacaaacaaatataaaCTTATATtgtgataatattataaataatactaTAGACACTATTTTAGATATCATGATGCAAAATTCAGGATTCAAAAATGTCAAAACGGTGATGGGTATATATACTTCCTTGTTAAACAATAAGgatttaaaattaattgactttaaaaataaattctaa